The following is a genomic window from Aquila chrysaetos chrysaetos chromosome 2, bAquChr1.4, whole genome shotgun sequence.
ACAGAAATCCTGACTGTAacagactgctgcttttttctccagctctttcagaaagagatcatgcacagaaaaggaaggggtcAAAAACAAGATCTCAGGTCACAGAGAGAGGAAGACTGGTTAACCGGTCCCAGGCAGAGGGAAGACAATCTCTACATTTCATGctcaggagaggagagcaggatTTTAGTCCCACCAAAACCAGCGATGCACAAAACGCTGTTGGATGCgacccctccctgccccaacaATCCCTTCTGATTTACTCATGGCCACTAATCTCATTAGAGTTCCTATAATTAAAGCACCATAATATCTGATCGAGAATATAGTATGCTGTTTAAATTAACTCACCCAAAGTCCTTTAATATAAGAATGACTGCTCCAAGAGAATTACAAGATTTACAGAAGAAAGCATCACTAATGAGCATAGGATCAAAACTGGATTATCAAGTTTCCTAATTTGCATGTAGAAAAAGCAGGCATTCAAATCACCAAGGTTTCTATAGAACTTTTACAGCCATTTTACAGGAAAAGTGAAACAAGTATAGATATAattatatgtatacatatgtagcttcaaatatttattagaGAACATATTGTACTTTATAGATGTTAGGAGACAGCAAATGTTATTTTGGTCTAGTCAATACTTGCTAAAAAGCGAGGAGCGAGATTGCTGTTCCGAATAGCACTTGTCAGGTTTACAGATTAGGGAGATGAGAAAACACATATAAACCTTAGCCTCTCTACCAATCGGGGATAAGTTAAACATAAAAACCTAGTTAAACTTTCagtcttctccctctcttttaaaatcaaaattcttCCCATAcctatttgtttatttttaaagaaaatttccgaacaaaccccccccccaccccggacACATAAAtggacaaaaagcaaaagcaggcGCAAATACTCCCTCTGACTCAGACGTACAAGCAGCCAGTAGAGGTTAGGAAGTGAATCACTCATTTAGTAAACCTATGTGTGCACAGTTTCTGGAATAACCCGGTTTTGGTGCTGTGTTAAATGGAGAGGAAGATGGGCAGTGAAGGAGATGTGAATGCGATATTACATCTGTGAGATCAAGTGCCCCGACCCTTCCTGCTCCGTCCCCAGTTTGTATGCTGGATGCATGAGTGTAGAagcccacagctcccagccaAAGAGGAAACAGTTCTTCCACCCTTCTGACCCCAAACTCACTTAGCAGATACCTGAGAGCCCATGGAGACGGCCTGCGTGAGCACCATGGTCCTGGAAGAGCACTGACATTTCAAACATTCACACTCTTCAGCCTCATCCGTTTTACGTTCATGATTAAGCGGATgcgctggttttggctgggatagagttagttttcttcacagtagctggtatggggctgagttttggatttgtgctggaaacagtgttgataacccagggatgttttcgttcctgctgagcagtgcttacccagagccaagggctgttctgctcctcaccccaccccaccacgagcaggctgggggggcacaaggagtcgggaggggacacggccgggacagctgaccccaactgacccaagggatatcccagaccatgggacgtcatgctcTGTAatatagagctgggggaagaaggaaggagagacgtttggagcgatggcgtttgtcttcccaagtcaccgttacgtgtgatggagccctgctgtcctggagatggctgaacacctgcctgcccatgggaagtggtgactgaattccttgttttgctttgcttgcacgtgtggcttttgctttacctattaaagtgtctttatctcagcccacaagttttcccACTTTTccccttccgattctctcccccatcccactgcagggggggaGCAAGCGAGGGGCTGCATGggggcttagctgctggctggggttaaaccacgacagcataACAACAAACAGCTTTGGGCTGCATTGATTCCTGCAGATGGGGCTTGTTGGGACCTGACCCAGGCTCTGTGGGACCCACACCAGGTCCCGAGGTGCAAGAGCCACAACCTCTTTCATGCTAATCCATCACCCATCCCTACCCCTCCCTCAATTTCTTTGAGTCTGAGAGAATAAAGTCATAGAAATTTTTCTGTGAATGGTAGATAAAATGGTGGTGGTCAGACCCTGAAGAGCCCTGAGGGGTCTGCAAGTATTAGGCCAGGTGAAAGAATAGATAAATTGAGGCAGAGGTAAAGTTACGCAATTTACCAAAAGTCAGGCTCCAGATCAGCCTGGGTGCTCCAGGCTCGCCTGCTAAGCTTCTGCTCCAGCCATTAAATCTTTGAAAGGGATTATGCAGCAAGGTGCTGGTGATAAGAAAGACTGGATTTGACCTCTAAGGACCTTCAGATGCGACATTCCTAAATCAATTACCCTCATTCTCCAGCACGCCGGTAACACTGCAAGTGAACTCTGCAGTTGGAGTATTTTCATCTGGATAATCTTCTTTTCAACAATGCCTAAAACATCAGTCGATTTTCTGATCTATAAAGGGCTCCAAGGCAGAAGTTTTGATGCTGTTATATGTTTGCATAGAAGAGGGCAGAGTGCATTAGCAGGGTTTTTACTTTGCTACTCCATTAAGCATCATTTCAGAAATCATGAAGAAACCATCATTAAGAATCCAGCTTTCTTTggcaggaaaacacacacagacattaAAGGCGACATGAATTATTTTAAGCCTTATACTTCTGCCAACATACTCCACATTTTCAGCATGCAAGACCCCTCCTCCAGACACTTAGATTCAGCCAGTGTCCTCTCAAGCAAAGGGCACAGATTGCTACTCCTTTGACAAGGAAACCAGATCTAAACAATGCGTATTGCTGCctggggttttggtgggttttgtttgttttcaatttcaGGTATGTTCCTAAATCAAGCTGACTGTATCCAAACTGAAAAGTCtgttaaatttttcaaacagcttttcaaCATTTACTCCTTTTGAACTTttggtaattttctttttttttttctttgctacacAAAGTGCTAAGTCTCAAAGATGAAAGGTGACTTTATTTCTATCATATACTGCTTTTCCACTCATCCCTCCCAGAAAGTCCTCTAATGTAACTGACATGGAGaagccttttctctctcctcaggATGAGTCACAGGGTCCTTCCACAGCACACAGGAAAGATACATCACTTCTTGTTCTTCTCAAAGAAATATcactttcttgttcttttcaaaaaaggaagataGGGAAAGAACACATTGGACTGCTATTTGAgtgtattttgtttcctttttccctgaACAAATTTATCAAGCAACTAAAATTCTGCCTGGTCGTAACAGCATCTGTAACAACGTGCCCACAGAAGTGCCCTGTGAATCTCCCTCCTCAAGATCAGTATCCCTGCTGCTGACATCCCCTCCTCTGCATCTGTATCCCTGCCCCATCTTTTATGTACAGGAGTAAGTACCCATATGGCTATCTGCCAAGCAGAACTTTTAATAGCTGCGGGGATAAGCTTTGCAGAGAGCTCAGCAATAGTAGCAGCTTCCTTGAAGAGGGCATCCCTGCATACGCATCCAACAGCTGGCCAATCTAAACCCACTTCATGGGGCACATACCTGGCTCCCAGGCCGGCCAGCTGTTTCAGCCACCAAGCTGCTGGCTCATCCTTCCAAAGTCCAGCCTAAACTAGGCAGGAGAGTTCTTCAGTATGGCTTTAGCTACCGGATCACGTAACTTCCATTGGATCACTGTAAGCTGCAGGCACCTGCAGAAGCTAGAGAAGACCACCCTGACATCGCACTGCTTTGCAATTTCCAGCTTCAAAGGAAGACAACATTCTGGCACGTGACCTCAGTGGCAAATACGAAGGTGGCACAAACGTGCACTGGCAATATACTCTAAAAACTTACTGAATGCTTCCAGTCCACCACTTAACTACAAACCAAACCACTCTCAGCTCTGTCCATGAAGTCTTGAGAAGGCTTATTAAGTGCTCCTGAATTTCAGTGTTACAGGAGACATACAAAACACAACTCCACTTCTCCCATCCATCGGTTCCCATGTTAAGCCCCTCCCTGTTATCTAAACATACCACAGGTGGTCCATAAAAACACTAGTGAGTTTACCATTAGCCAGAACAAACACTACCAGCACTAGTAAATGCTACATAGGCTACCAATGCCCAGAAAGGAGCACGTGCTTCACTTCAGCCAGCACGTGCTATTTCCAAGCAGTGAAACGTTCCCTGGTCAGAACAGCCTGATAACTATTTATAGCGCGTGGTGGTAGCTGTAGCCGTCCGTCCCGTCCCTACGCACGCAGTCCAGCGGGAGCACAGACTGCCCCtgcacagctcccagccccaACAGGTGTAAAAATTCATTCTGCCAGCACGTCTCCACCAAGCACGGCCCAAAAGTTTCTGTTGAATAAAAACACGAAGGTGGTAAGCaaagggtttgtttgtttttcccacaTACCCATACTTCTCCCATTGCTCTTCGCAGAAACAATGCACAAGTGTTTTGTGATGCTAAAACTAGCTACCAAAAGCACTAGGAAAGACAGAGCTTTGCTTTCAAGCTGCTGGTTTCAGTTTGAAACAGCAGTTCTGACTGACAAAACAGCGATGAAGATATAAGCAGCCTATACACGAGTAGCGATCTACCCTGGATGAGCAGCTATCTGCCCCGGCTGGAAAAGTTGTTGTGTTTTGgagtcttcctttttcccccaaagaagTTTTTGTTTACCGTTGTAACTGCGATTCTTCACGAACAGTCAGTCGCACGGACTCCCCCCCTCCACTATTTTAATCTTACATAATTGGCGTAATACCAAACGCGACGTATTCTCAGAGGAAGAGGCCGAGCGGCCGCATCATGGGCGCATCCCCAACGCCCGCACGCGCAAGCGGCAGCACAGGCGTCGAGCGGGGCGAAGCCAGGGGCTGCGGGACGGCGGCCAAAACCCCCCGGCCCCTAACTCCACCAGTCGCCTCGGAGGCAGCTGCTGACGCTCCCGAACGCCGTTCCTTACCGTTCTTTGCGCTCCTCTTTAAAGGAAACCGGTGCCAGCCACGTTAAGAGCGAGAGTTTGAGAATTCAGGGAGAAAACCCTTCCGAAGACGGGAACGAGCGGTCACTGAACCGGCAGCTCGCAGGCAGGCGGCTGCCAAAGGCGTCCCGTACGGGATGGGAAAGAGCTCCCACCCCACCAAAGCTCACCTCGCCAGGCGCTCAAGCCGCAGAGCCGGGCCCGGAGCGATGCTCGAAGCCTCAGGACCCGCGGCGGCAcggtgggggggctgcagctgggagcgCACAGCCCGACAGTCCCCGTGTGTGtcgtcccccctccccaaagcaCGACTCGCCGGGCCCTACCTGGGAGCTGAGGTACCGCTTGAGGCACTCCTCGCACACCGCCTTCTTGCAGCAGGACAGCGGCTTGATGGGCTTCTCCTCCAGGCACACGCGgcagctcagcaccagcagCGGCCCGAACTCCCCCGCCATCAGCCCGGAGAAGGGCTCGGGCAGCAGGTACAGGTCCACCACCTCGATGCTGCCGCCCGCCGACAGCGGGTCGCCGCCCGACGCCATCCCGCGACGCGCCGGGGGCTGCTCCGCGCctgggccgccgccgccgccgccgcggggggaggcgagggccgccgccgccgccgcccggtcGCTCTCCACACAGTAGACGGTGCAGTACACCGGCCGCCCCGGGGGGTGGCGGCGGCCGTTGCCcccctccggccccggccccggcccctcctCCGTCAGGGCCGGCGGCTCCTCCGGCCcggccgcctcctcctcctcctcctcctcttcgtCCTCTCGCCGCCCGGggtcggcggcggcgggcggcggctccCCGCTTCGCCCCGGCCCTGCCTCCCCGCCGCTCGGGACCGCCTCCGGCGGCTCGTCCGAGCCGGGCTCCCGCGGGCTCCCAGCCGGGCTCGGCGGCTCctcagcggcggcggcggcggcggcgaccgGCCGCGGGGCGCTCAGCgagctctgctgctcccccatcgccgcccgccgccgccgccgctccttCCCATCCAGCCGCCTCCCCGGTCCCGCTTCTGCTTCCGGGTCCCGAGCCCCCCGGCCTAGCTCCCCGCGGGGGGAAGGCGGCGGCCGGTGCCGCTCACCTCAGCGTCGCCCGCGGGGTCTCGGCCGGAGCCCGACCCCTCATCGCGGGGAGGACGCGGGGCAGCCGGCCCTGGTGCCGCGGGGCAgccggccccccgccccgctccggcccggcccggcccaccGCCCGCCTCCTCGCCCGCCCGCCTGCCCCGCTCTGACGCAGCGCTCCTCGGCCTCGCCCCTCATTCAGCCGTAAACACCTCGGGCGCCGGTGTGAAGTCCCGTAACGCCGATCGTCGGGCGAGGGTAACGTCTGCCGGACGAACTGCGAGCCTcccgtttaaaaaaaaaaacaacaaaacagacacacatacacacacacacccccacccccctcagAGAAGGCAAACCGTCGCCAGCGGAAGCTGCGCCCTCAAAAACAGGCGGTACGGTGCgattcaggaaacaaaaaaacccaccttgaacaattaaaaaaaccaaaaaccaacaggTAGACCCCACAGCGGTCTGAAACGCTTCCTGGTGGTTGGGGTACTCGCGGTGAAGGGGATCGGGGGAACGTCTGCGCGTTCCGCTGGGAGGGCCGGCCGGGCCGTCCAGAGCGGGACGTCTTGCGTGGACGTCGCCACCCAGGGCAGATGTCATGGAGCTGATCCTGCGGCAACGGAGTAGGTTGTAAACCCAACGGAGTGGGAGTCAACCCAACTTAACGGCGCGGCTTCCACCCCGAGCTTCGTCTGGGGTGTTAATCAGAAGTTAAtcagctgctctgctggagaAGGCGCGGGGCTGGGCTCACCAGCgcgagaggaggaggaggtctgCAGGTGGGGAGATGACGCTGGCGGGGTACCGGGGCTGTCACCTCAACCCCAAGCGAGCTCGTCAGCTCAGGCTCGCGCAAGCCCCGTAGGACCCGGAGCAGCTCCGTGGTGTTTGTCTGGCTCCGTGCTTGAGCTCAGCCGCTCTCCGGCCCCGTCCCGGAGCGCGGGGTGTGGAGGACGTCGGATGGGGCCAGCCCGGCCTCGAAGGGCCCTGCACCGCGCTGAAGCCTGCGTGAGCTCTGGAAGAGGAGCTGAGCCTCGACGAAAGCCACGCGGggagcctgccctgccctgccctgctctgccgAAGGCTGGAAACGGAGGCACCCCAGGCTCTCTGTGTGGTAACTGGTGATATCTGCCAGCTTGGGGACTCTTTGGCTTGAAAATGCTGTACTTCTTCCAGACCCAAGCTGACCTAGAAGTTGGCGTGAATGAATTTGCGCAATGTCGTTACCCTGCAGGAAAATCTTATAgaggaattatttcttttaaacaataCGTTTATTTAGCTTTTCTTACTTGAGCCTCTAGACTTTATGCTCCCAAAGcttactttgaaaatacaaagtgTGAAACCTCTCGTGAACAAATAAACATCAGAATTTCCTACAACCCTGCCGTTCGAGAAGCTGGAGCTTAAAGAAAAACCCTAGAAAGACAACGGCATTGCAAGAGCAAGCAATATCGCTTGGCTGTTGATTCGGAAACGTGTGCGCTAAAgcacaacaggagaaaaatggtCCTGGGGAATCCAGGACGGCAATGCTAATCGTGCTTGGCTGAGGGGAAGCATTAGGCAAACGGGAGTTGCAGAATTGCCCATGCCCTACCAGACTACGGACTGAGGATAGTTCGGTGGTCTGTGCCCGGCCGTGGATCCTGCTGGTCCCGACGGTGAAGAGTGGGCAGACGTGCCGGCCCCAGCTGCCCGTGGtgcccccccatcctgccctgcTTCTGACTGGGATGGTGGGACCAGCCCTGGCCGGTGCGGTCCTGCCTGGCAGCCCCCGAGGGGGCCCCGCCATTCCCTGCCACGTGGCTTCTTGACATATGTGTGCTTTGCGACAAGTCTTTGCCATATTCGGTATATATTCTCTCGGGCGTATTAAAGTATGAAATGATATAGTAgtaagacagaaagaaatattggGCTGAGGTAAACAGAACATGACCTGCTAGTACGTACCGTTTGCCTTTCCCGCCACACCTTCGCACAGATTCATATTCAAGCGACCTCAAGGAAgaagaattttcaaaagaagacCACCCTAACACCCCGCGAGCCCCCAACAATCTCACAAAATAGGATGCTGCGATGCACGGCACTCGCTTATTGCCCAAGGGAGCTGGTGAGAGAAGCAGCGGTCGGGGAGGAATGCTGGTTCTGTTGCTCAGGGCGCTGCTGGTGGGTGCCCGGGTCCAGGCAGCCGGAGTCTGTGCAGGGCTGAACGCGTGGTTCCCAAACAGGCTGCTCTGCGGCTGACTGACAGCCTACATGATGTGTCTTAGGCTGGCTGCTGCCCGGGGTTTGAGAAACTATGAGTCAGATTTGCATCCAGAATGACCCTCTTGCTAAAACcttcttgctttaaaatgcGATTTGAGATGCACGCATTTTACGCTCTCTGTAGAGCATGTCTAgactttaaataaaaccttatgggagata
Proteins encoded in this region:
- the RNF217 gene encoding probable E3 ubiquitin-protein ligase RNF217 isoform X3, yielding MGEQQSSLSAPRPVAAAAAAAEEPPSPAGSPREPGSDEPPEAVPSGGEAGPGRSGEPPPAAADPGRREDEEEEEEEEAAGPEEPPALTEEGPGPGPEGGNGRRHPPGRPVYCTVYCVESDRAAAAAALASPRGGGGGGPGAEQPPARRGMASGGDPLSAGGSIEVVDLYLLPEPFSGLMAGEFGPLLVLSCRVCLEEKPIKPLSCCKKAVCEECLKRYLSSQVQLGQADIKCPITECSEHLDETTVLYNLPNDDIIKYKYFLELSRIDSSTKPCPQCKHFTTFRRRGHIPTPAKLENKYKIHIQRTEGCDHMTCSQCNTNFCYRCGERYRQLRFFGDHTSNLSIFGCKYRYLPERPHLRRLVRGSVCAGKLLITPLILVLGLALGAIAVVIGLFVFPIYCLCKKQRKRSRTGMPW
- the RNF217 gene encoding probable E3 ubiquitin-protein ligase RNF217 isoform X2, with the protein product MGEQQSSLSAPRPVAAAAAAAEEPPSPAGSPREPGSDEPPEAVPSGGEAGPGRSGEPPPAAADPGRREDEEEEEEEEAAGPEEPPALTEEGPGPGPEGGNGRRHPPGRPVYCTVYCVESDRAAAAAALASPRGGGGGGPGAEQPPARRGMASGGDPLSAGGSIEVVDLYLLPEPFSGLMAGEFGPLLVLSCRVCLEEKPIKPLSCCKKAVCEECLKRYLSSQVQLGQADIKCPITECSEHLDETTVLYNLPNDDIIKYKYFLELSRIDSSTKPCPQCKHFTTFRRRGHIPTPAKLENKYKIQCPSCQFVWCFKCHSPWHEGVNCKEYKKGDKLLRHWANEIEHGQRNAQKCPKCKIHIQRTEGCDHMTCSQCNTNFCYRCGERYRQLRFFGDHTSNLSIFGCKYRYLPERPHLRRLVRGSVCE